AAAAGGAGTGAATCTGAAACTCCCCTTTGGTAAAGGGGGATGTCTCGCCACTAAGTGGCCCCTTCGGGGTCGCGGCGGGACAGGGGGATTTTTTGTACAGCTTTTTTGATAAAATCCCCTCACTATGAGTGAAATCAAGCGCAAATGGGATTTGCTGCCGAAAGAAAAACGCCAGTCCTGCATCGAGGCAATCATTGCGTTTTTCCGGGAAGAACGGGATGAGACACTCGGCATCATCGCCGCGGAAAGTTTTTTGGATTTCTTCTTACAGGACATCGGCGCGGAGATTTATGACCGCGGCGTCACGGATGCGAAAGAGCTACTGCGCAAACGCTGCGAGGATTTGGAATTGGATCTCGATATTTTGCTGCGAAAATAGTGTTCGGATTCCCCCTAGATTTTTGTTAAAATGAATCCCGTTTTATCATGCCGCCCAAAAATCGCACGCTCGTCGCACTCGTCGAAAATAAATCCGGTGTACTAAATCGCATCGCGAGTCTTTTTCGACGGCGCCAATTCAACATCGAAAGCCTCACCGTCGGGCACTCGGAGAAGAAAGGTCTGAGCCGCATGACCATCGTCGTGGAAAAAGGCACCGACATCGACCAGGTTTTTCGGCAGATGTACAAAATCATCGAGGTCGTGAAAATCAAAAAACTCGAAGAAGCCGAAGCCGTGATTCGGGATCTCGCGCTCGTGAAAATCGCCGTCGAGGCGGAGACTGCACCCGCGCTGACGAAAATTTTGCGGAAATTTCCGGTGCGCGTCGCACGCAAAAACGGCCACTTCTGGGTCATCGAAATCTGCGCCGAGCCTCAAAAAATAGACGAATTCATCGTCGCCGTGAAAAAATTCGGTGTGCTCGAAATCTCGCGCGCGGGCGCGACGGCACTTTTGAGTTGATGTGAAGTAGGCTAAAATCCCCTCGCTTTTTTAACTTTTTAAAATGAAAATGAAAAAAACCTACCTCGGAATCCTCGCAGTTTTAATAATCGGCGGCGGGTTCGCGGTGAAAATCTGGATTGACCGACCAAATGATCCGCAGCAATTCGTAAATGACGCGCTCGCCAACTCACTCGCCATCGAGTCGGGTAAGTCGCAAATGAATCTCCAAGTCACGGCGGATGCCGGTGAGATGGGCAACGCGCAAATCGCACTCGCAGGCAACGGAGTCATTGCGAACGCGACCGAATACATTCCCACGCTCGATTATCAAATGACGCTGGATTTCACGACGACCGTCGCCGGACAAATAATCTCAGGCAAAGCGAGTGGTGAGATCAAAATCGTCGACGAAGTGATTTACGGCGAACTCAGCGAATTCACGCTCGATGGTGCAGACGCGCTCGGACTCCCGATTGAGACGATTACACCTTACATTGGGAAATGGTACGGCGTTTCAGTCGCGAAATTGAAAACATCCGACCCGGAAATCGCCACTGTCTTCGAAGAACAAAAGGCGCAACAACTCGCCATGCGTGAAGCCCTGAAGGGTCTCCTCGCCGCGAACGACATTCTGCTTGTAAAAAAAATGCCCATCAGTCTCAGCGATGTCCAACCGGTCGAAGTCACGCTGAATACCGACCTCATCATGTCTGACGCTTTCCTTGCGGAAATTGGCGAATTATTCACGCCGGCTCTACCGGAAGGCACAGAGAATCCTCTGAATTTCGACGCCGCGCAAAAAGCCAAAATCAAGACAGTGCTGGATGAGCTCACGACCAAAATCAAATCAACCATCCTGCTCCAAGTCGGACGCGACGATGGCTTCCTCCGGGGCTACACCGCGACTTTGAATGTCAATCTCGCTGACCTCGAAATCCCGCAAGTGCCGACTGGCACCGTGAGTGTCGTGCTCACCGCGCAAAATTCCGAGCTCAACCAAGAGCAGACTGTCACCGCGCCGACTGATTTCGAAGAAGTCGACCCGCTGCAATTCGTCCCCGCTCCGACCGAGCCAGAAGTGGTCTTGGACGAGAATGGCATGCCGGTCGAAGCAGTGGTGTTGGACGAGAACGGTATGCCAATCGAACCAACTGATTCGCTCGACACCCTAGCAGACACAGAGACCGAAGAGAATGTCGATTTAGTGCCTGCAACAGTCGAATAATTTTTCCGGTGAAATCGAAATGCTTTTTTTAA
This window of the Patescibacteria group bacterium genome carries:
- the ilvN gene encoding acetolactate synthase small subunit; protein product: MPPKNRTLVALVENKSGVLNRIASLFRRRQFNIESLTVGHSEKKGLSRMTIVVEKGTDIDQVFRQMYKIIEVVKIKKLEEAEAVIRDLALVKIAVEAETAPALTKILRKFPVRVARKNGHFWVIEICAEPQKIDEFIVAVKKFGVLEISRAGATALLS
- a CDS encoding DUF2164 domain-containing protein, producing the protein MSEIKRKWDLLPKEKRQSCIEAIIAFFREERDETLGIIAAESFLDFFLQDIGAEIYDRGVTDAKELLRKRCEDLELDLDILLRK